A single Xylanimonas cellulosilytica DSM 15894 DNA region contains:
- a CDS encoding helix-turn-helix transcriptional regulator, which yields MTDDTHGARVHAVLASPVRTRVLDLLSASPDAPTAQQLAAELGLHVTTVRFHLEQLEAAGLVGRETRRRAGRGRPGVHFRLVGAGLDGPDLDAARDEMIGALAEAVAAPDGATRTDAARSAGHRWAERLPVPAAEPQAAVAQAFTHLGFGPEPDGDALLLRSCPFRQAAREHPQVVCAVHLGLAERLAARAPHGEDVQVTLRPFVEPELCVVHLRDKSE from the coding sequence ATGACGGACGACACGCATGGCGCTCGCGTGCACGCCGTGCTCGCCTCGCCGGTCCGCACGCGCGTGCTCGACCTGCTGTCCGCCTCCCCCGACGCGCCGACGGCCCAGCAGCTCGCGGCCGAGCTCGGCCTGCACGTGACCACCGTGCGGTTCCACCTCGAGCAGCTCGAGGCCGCCGGCCTGGTGGGGCGCGAGACGCGGCGCCGCGCCGGGCGGGGCAGGCCGGGCGTGCACTTCCGGCTCGTCGGCGCGGGCCTCGACGGGCCCGACCTCGACGCCGCGCGCGACGAGATGATCGGTGCGCTCGCCGAGGCGGTGGCCGCCCCGGACGGCGCCACGCGCACCGACGCGGCGCGGTCGGCGGGGCACCGCTGGGCCGAGCGCCTGCCCGTGCCCGCCGCGGAGCCGCAGGCCGCCGTCGCCCAGGCGTTCACCCACCTGGGGTTCGGGCCCGAGCCCGACGGCGACGCGCTGCTGCTGCGGTCGTGCCCGTTCCGGCAGGCTGCCAGGGAGCACCCGCAGGTGGTGTGCGCGGTGCACCTCGGGCTCGCCGAGCGCCTGGCGGCCCGCGCCCCGCACGGCGAGGACGTCCAGGTCACGCTGCGCCCGTTCGTGGAACCCGAGCTGTGCGTGGTGCACCTCCGGGATAAGTCGGAGTAG
- a CDS encoding multicopper oxidase domain-containing protein, with protein sequence MTDPRPSGPRPSGPRPLPGQEGSPVSRAGAAVVGVVVVVALALTALLVRPSLAQDPGIGSSTGTVAGAPAAVTPTGRTTAVTLEVDGMAFTPSTIEVPVGDRLEVTLVNTGDQRHDLVFANGAAIEPLAPGASATVDVGVVGASTEGWCSLPGHRQMGMVVHVVVTGTPDDAAGSDGSSSSGASSSDDPATDHSSMDHGAMDHGATVDGATVDGAAGGGAGLAAPTMAELLAAAKETDPHPAELPALPPSDGTSTEHRYTFTVTEQDDPVVPGRTRAVWTYNGTSPGPTLHGRVGDTFHITLVNAGTMGHSIDFHAGEVAPDEPMRTIEPGESLEYTFTAHRSGIWMYHCSTMPMTHHIANGMFGAVVIEPDGLEPVDRSYVLVGSELYLGADGAAADHAKLAAMQPDVAAFNGRAFQYDAHPLTARVGERVRFWVLNVGPNLGLSFHVVGSQFDTVWREGAYSVFHGTSTDGITQGTTGAQVLPLIAAEGGFVELVPREAGHYPFVNHVMTLGEKGAHGVLEVTD encoded by the coding sequence GTGACTGATCCTCGACCCTCGGGCCCCCGACCGTCCGGCCCGCGCCCCCTGCCCGGCCAGGAGGGCAGCCCTGTCTCGCGCGCCGGCGCCGCGGTCGTCGGCGTCGTCGTCGTGGTGGCGCTCGCCCTGACCGCCCTGCTGGTGCGGCCCTCGCTCGCCCAGGACCCGGGCATCGGCAGCAGCACCGGCACTGTCGCCGGGGCTCCGGCGGCCGTGACCCCCACCGGTCGCACCACGGCCGTCACCCTGGAGGTCGACGGCATGGCGTTCACGCCCTCGACCATCGAGGTGCCGGTCGGCGACCGGCTCGAGGTCACGCTCGTCAACACCGGCGACCAGCGCCACGACCTCGTCTTTGCCAACGGCGCCGCCATCGAGCCACTCGCCCCCGGCGCGAGCGCCACCGTCGACGTCGGCGTCGTCGGCGCGAGCACCGAGGGCTGGTGCTCGCTGCCGGGCCACCGGCAGATGGGCATGGTGGTGCACGTCGTCGTCACGGGCACGCCCGACGACGCGGCGGGCTCCGACGGCTCATCGTCGTCGGGCGCGAGCAGCAGCGACGACCCGGCGACGGACCACAGCTCGATGGACCACGGCGCGATGGACCACGGCGCGACGGTTGACGGCGCGACGGTTGACGGCGCGGCCGGCGGCGGCGCGGGGCTCGCGGCGCCCACGATGGCCGAGCTCCTGGCGGCCGCGAAGGAGACCGACCCGCACCCGGCCGAGCTGCCCGCGCTGCCGCCGTCGGACGGGACGTCCACCGAGCACCGCTACACGTTCACCGTCACCGAGCAGGACGACCCCGTGGTGCCCGGCCGCACCCGCGCCGTCTGGACCTACAACGGCACGTCGCCCGGCCCCACCCTGCACGGTCGCGTCGGCGACACGTTCCACATCACGCTCGTCAACGCGGGCACCATGGGCCACTCCATCGACTTCCACGCGGGCGAGGTCGCACCCGACGAGCCGATGCGCACCATCGAACCCGGCGAGAGCCTCGAGTACACCTTCACCGCGCACCGCTCCGGCATCTGGATGTACCACTGCTCCACGATGCCGATGACGCACCACATCGCCAACGGCATGTTCGGCGCCGTCGTCATCGAACCGGACGGGCTCGAACCCGTCGACCGCTCCTACGTCCTCGTGGGCTCCGAGCTGTACCTCGGGGCCGACGGCGCCGCGGCCGACCACGCCAAGCTCGCGGCCATGCAGCCCGACGTCGCCGCGTTCAACGGGCGCGCCTTCCAGTACGACGCGCACCCGCTCACCGCGCGGGTGGGCGAACGTGTGCGGTTCTGGGTGCTGAACGTCGGGCCGAACCTGGGCCTGTCCTTCCACGTCGTCGGCTCCCAGTTCGACACCGTGTGGCGCGAGGGCGCCTACTCCGTGTTCCACGGCACCTCCACCGACGGCATCACCCAGGGCACCACCGGGGCGCAGGTGCTGCCGCTGATCGCGGCCGAGGGCGGGTTCGTCGAGCTCGTGCCGCGCGAGGCGGGGCACTACCCGTTCGTCAACCACGTCATGACGCTGGGAGAGAAGGGCGCCCACGGGGTGCTCGAGGTGACGGACTGA
- a CDS encoding MFS transporter: MRQTLLPDDPVARALTYSTMGFALANGVFYTVSTLYFTRVVGLAPTTVGLGLGIAGGVGVASAYGAGRLADRVGAHRVLLWGTTVMALAMLAYQLAASAVVFTAIACLAVGGRAANGSARSAILAVWYTGPDRVDVRARLRVVTNVFIGLGTVVAGAALLIDTAAAYHVAMAAVGGLLLLATVPVALLPRRVPELVARLTASARLALADGGGAAGDEGGGVPADGGGAAPGTQADAGTRRAVRGPSPLRDRTYVASVACNAVVALHFGLQTVGVPLWIASTEAPTVMVSVLLVLNTVLVALFQVRAARGTDDVRFAGITVRRASWLLAFACLAYALAGYGSVVVACVLLVVAGLAHTAGEVLGEGGGWGMAFELADPRSAGAYQGLSQTGYAVASMVSPVLVTATAIDHGSAGWAVLGVVFLAGGAGAAAVAGHAARTRTAPDAPGPVAQVTAPATR, encoded by the coding sequence GTGCGGCAGACCCTCCTCCCCGACGACCCCGTCGCGCGGGCGCTGACCTACTCCACCATGGGGTTCGCGCTGGCCAACGGCGTGTTCTACACCGTGAGCACCCTGTACTTCACGCGTGTGGTGGGGCTCGCGCCGACGACCGTGGGCCTCGGGCTCGGCATCGCCGGCGGCGTCGGCGTGGCCAGCGCGTACGGGGCCGGGCGCCTGGCCGACCGGGTCGGCGCACACCGGGTGCTGCTGTGGGGGACCACCGTCATGGCCCTGGCGATGCTCGCCTACCAGCTCGCCGCGTCCGCCGTCGTCTTCACCGCGATCGCCTGCCTGGCCGTCGGCGGCAGGGCCGCGAACGGGTCCGCCCGGTCGGCGATCCTCGCCGTCTGGTACACCGGCCCCGACCGCGTCGACGTGCGCGCCCGCCTGCGCGTGGTCACCAACGTGTTCATCGGGCTCGGCACCGTCGTCGCGGGCGCCGCGCTCCTGATCGACACCGCCGCCGCGTACCACGTCGCCATGGCGGCGGTCGGCGGGCTCCTGCTGCTCGCGACCGTGCCGGTCGCGCTGCTCCCGCGCCGCGTGCCCGAGCTCGTCGCGCGGCTCACCGCGAGCGCCCGGCTCGCCCTCGCCGACGGCGGCGGAGCGGCGGGCGACGAGGGCGGCGGCGTGCCGGCCGACGGCGGCGGAGCGGCGCCGGGAACCCAGGCGGACGCGGGAACCCGCAGAGCGGTGCGCGGCCCGTCCCCGCTGCGCGACCGCACCTACGTCGCGAGCGTCGCGTGCAACGCCGTCGTCGCCCTGCACTTCGGTCTGCAGACGGTCGGGGTGCCGCTGTGGATCGCGTCGACCGAGGCGCCCACGGTGATGGTGTCGGTGCTGCTGGTGCTCAACACGGTGCTGGTCGCGCTGTTCCAGGTCCGTGCGGCACGCGGCACGGACGACGTGCGCTTCGCCGGCATCACCGTGCGCCGCGCGTCGTGGCTGCTCGCGTTCGCGTGCCTGGCGTACGCGCTCGCCGGGTACGGCAGCGTCGTCGTCGCGTGCGTGCTGCTCGTCGTCGCCGGGCTCGCGCACACGGCGGGCGAGGTGCTCGGGGAGGGTGGCGGCTGGGGCATGGCCTTCGAGCTCGCGGACCCGCGCAGCGCGGGCGCCTACCAGGGTCTGAGCCAGACCGGCTACGCGGTCGCGTCGATGGTGTCGCCCGTGCTGGTCACGGCCACCGCGATCGACCACGGCTCCGCCGGATGGGCCGTCCTCGGGGTCGTCTTCCTCGCGGGCGGTGCGGGCGCTGCCGCCGTGGCCGGGCATGCGGCGCGCACCCGCACCGCCCCGGACGCGCCGGGGCCCGTGGCGCAGGTCACGGCACCGGCGACCCGATGA
- a CDS encoding Rossmann-like and DUF2520 domain-containing protein has product MPTPHDASESLRARVAGRVAVVGDGRMGRALVAGLRAAGVAVDGPLGRGATAAGADVVLLAVPDQAIAAAAAHVGVGPFVGHLSGATTLAPLAGHDAFSIHPLMTVTADGADLAGVPAAIAGADDAALAVARSLAETLGLVPFVVDDADRAAYHAAACLASNYLVTLEALAERLAATAGVGREALVPLVRATVENWARLGPSGALTGPVARGDETTVAAHRAAVAERLPGATEAFEALTQATRSLAAERGAGEGAG; this is encoded by the coding sequence ATGCCCACCCCGCACGATGCCTCCGAGAGCCTGCGCGCGCGCGTCGCGGGACGCGTCGCCGTCGTCGGCGACGGGCGGATGGGCCGGGCGCTCGTGGCCGGGTTGCGCGCCGCGGGGGTCGCGGTGGACGGCCCCCTCGGGCGCGGAGCCACCGCAGCGGGTGCCGACGTCGTCCTGCTCGCCGTGCCGGACCAGGCGATCGCCGCTGCCGCCGCGCACGTCGGCGTGGGGCCGTTCGTGGGGCACCTCTCCGGCGCCACCACGCTCGCGCCGCTCGCCGGGCACGACGCCTTCTCGATCCACCCGCTCATGACCGTCACCGCAGACGGTGCCGATCTCGCCGGCGTGCCGGCCGCGATCGCGGGGGCCGACGATGCGGCCCTCGCCGTCGCGCGGTCGCTGGCCGAGACGCTGGGACTGGTGCCCTTCGTCGTCGACGACGCGGACCGTGCCGCCTATCACGCGGCCGCCTGCCTGGCCTCGAACTACCTGGTCACGCTGGAGGCGCTGGCCGAACGCCTGGCCGCCACGGCGGGCGTGGGGCGTGAGGCGCTGGTGCCGCTGGTGCGCGCCACCGTCGAGAACTGGGCCCGACTCGGCCCGTCGGGTGCGCTGACGGGCCCGGTCGCCCGCGGCGACGAGACGACCGTCGCCGCCCACCGTGCCGCCGTCGCGGAGCGCCTCCCGGGAGCAACGGAGGCGTTCGAGGCGTTGACCCAGGCGACACGATCCCTCGCTGCGGAGCGTGGGGCGGGGGAGGGAGCGGGATGA
- the panC gene encoding pantoate--beta-alanine ligase: MRIVRSVAELRAVVGSRRAAGERVGLVPTMGALHEGHLSLIRAARAGSDLVVVSVFVNPTQFDDPADLAAYPRTEAEDVALAASAGADVVFAPEAGELYPDGYATTVTVTGPVAETLEGAKRGRGHFDGVATVVAKLLIAVAPDAAWFGAKDAQQVVVVRRVVADLGLPVRIEVGPTVREDDGLAMSSRNTRLDPEDRVRALALSRALRAVQAAVDAGAGARAARDAGLGELAAEGVQPEYLALADPDTLEPVTVVDRPVLALVAARVGPVRLIDNLTVTPAGTPAVDPASTGAR, encoded by the coding sequence ATGAGGATCGTCCGGAGCGTCGCGGAGCTACGGGCCGTGGTCGGCTCGCGGCGTGCGGCAGGGGAGCGGGTCGGGCTGGTGCCCACGATGGGCGCGCTCCACGAGGGGCATCTCTCGTTGATCCGTGCGGCGCGCGCCGGGAGCGACCTCGTCGTGGTGTCGGTGTTCGTCAACCCCACGCAGTTCGACGATCCCGCCGACCTCGCCGCGTACCCGCGCACCGAGGCCGAGGACGTGGCGCTCGCCGCCTCGGCCGGAGCCGACGTGGTGTTCGCGCCCGAGGCCGGCGAGCTCTACCCGGACGGCTACGCGACCACCGTCACCGTCACCGGGCCGGTCGCCGAGACCCTGGAGGGCGCGAAGCGCGGGCGTGGGCACTTCGACGGCGTCGCCACCGTCGTCGCGAAGCTGCTGATCGCCGTCGCCCCCGACGCCGCCTGGTTCGGTGCGAAGGATGCCCAGCAGGTCGTCGTGGTCCGCCGTGTCGTGGCCGATCTGGGCCTGCCCGTGCGGATCGAGGTCGGCCCCACCGTGCGCGAGGACGACGGCCTGGCGATGTCGAGCCGCAACACCCGGCTCGACCCCGAGGACCGCGTCCGTGCCCTGGCGCTCAGCCGCGCCCTGCGTGCCGTCCAGGCCGCCGTCGACGCCGGTGCCGGCGCCCGGGCGGCCCGCGACGCCGGCCTGGGCGAGCTCGCCGCCGAGGGCGTGCAGCCCGAGTACCTGGCCCTCGCCGACCCCGACACCCTCGAACCCGTCACCGTCGTGGACCGACCCGTCCTGGCTCTCGTCGCGGCGCGCGTCGGGCCCGTCCGGCTCATCGACAACCTGACCGTCACCCCGGCGGGCACCCCCGCCGTCGACCCCGCATCCACCGGAGCACGCTGA
- the panD gene encoding aspartate 1-decarboxylase yields the protein MQRTMLKSKIHRATITGSDLHYVGSITIDADLLDAADILEHEQVHVVDVDNGARFETYTIAGERGSGTIQVNGAAARLVHSGDTIIVISYAQYDRAELATYEPRVVHVERGTNAVIQVDDAVATLLGEPLA from the coding sequence ATGCAGCGCACCATGCTGAAGTCCAAGATCCACCGCGCCACGATCACCGGCAGCGACCTGCACTACGTCGGTTCGATCACCATCGACGCCGACCTGCTCGACGCCGCCGACATCCTCGAGCACGAGCAGGTCCACGTCGTCGACGTCGACAACGGCGCGCGGTTCGAGACGTACACGATCGCGGGCGAGCGCGGCTCGGGGACCATCCAGGTCAACGGGGCGGCCGCCCGCCTGGTGCACAGCGGGGACACGATCATCGTCATCTCGTACGCGCAGTACGACCGCGCCGAGCTCGCCACGTACGAGCCGCGAGTCGTGCACGTGGAGCGCGGCACCAACGCCGTGATCCAGGTCGACGACGCCGTCGCCACGCTGCTCGGGGAGCCGCTCGCATGA
- the panB gene encoding 3-methyl-2-oxobutanoate hydroxymethyltransferase produces MSHHANDPAVEPVETTPRRKRVTPPSLAALAAAGEKLVMVTAYDYPAAVAAEKADVDIVLVGDSGAQVQLGYDSTVPVSVDEMLVLAQAVRRGTTTALVVVDLPFGSYEVSDEQAVATAIRFVKEAGADAVKLEGGGRVPAARIRAITAAGIPVMGHVGLTPQTAVALGGFAAQGRTVEAARRVRDEALAVQEAGAFSLVLEAIPSDLAAAIRPQLTIPAIGIGAGPAVDGQVLVLHDLLGLTEGRAAKFVKRYATVLDAMTEGIGAYAADVRSGAYPGPEHGYAMPEGVLDALDG; encoded by the coding sequence ATGAGCCACCACGCGAACGACCCGGCGGTCGAGCCTGTCGAGACCACGCCGCGGCGCAAGCGCGTGACCCCGCCGTCGCTGGCCGCCCTCGCGGCCGCCGGCGAGAAGCTCGTCATGGTCACCGCCTACGACTACCCGGCCGCCGTCGCCGCCGAGAAGGCGGACGTCGACATCGTGCTGGTCGGCGACTCCGGCGCCCAGGTGCAGCTCGGCTACGACTCGACCGTGCCCGTCTCGGTCGACGAGATGCTCGTGCTCGCCCAGGCGGTCCGCCGCGGCACGACGACGGCGCTCGTCGTCGTCGACCTCCCGTTCGGCTCGTACGAGGTCTCCGACGAGCAGGCCGTCGCCACCGCGATCCGGTTCGTCAAGGAGGCCGGCGCCGACGCCGTGAAGCTCGAGGGCGGCGGCCGCGTGCCCGCCGCGCGCATCCGGGCCATCACCGCGGCCGGCATCCCCGTGATGGGTCACGTGGGCCTCACCCCGCAGACGGCGGTCGCGCTCGGCGGGTTCGCCGCACAGGGCCGCACCGTCGAGGCGGCCCGCCGTGTGCGCGACGAGGCGCTCGCCGTCCAGGAGGCGGGGGCGTTCTCCCTGGTGCTTGAGGCGATCCCGTCCGACCTCGCCGCCGCGATCCGCCCGCAGCTCACCATCCCCGCGATCGGCATCGGCGCCGGCCCCGCCGTCGACGGCCAGGTTCTCGTGCTGCACGACCTGCTCGGGCTGACCGAGGGCCGCGCCGCCAAGTTCGTCAAGAGGTACGCCACCGTCCTGGACGCGATGACCGAGGGTATCGGCGCCTACGCGGCCGACGTCCGCTCGGGCGCCTACCCCGGCCCGGAGCACGGCTACGCCATGCCCGAGGGCGTGCTGGACGCGCTCGACGGCTGA